The Diaminobutyricimonas aerilata nucleotide sequence CGGTTCCACCGCTTGCGTCCGACGATGTGCACGGTGTCCGCGGCGAACGCGTTCGCGCTGCGCACGATGGACCCGATGTTGAGGTCGTGCTGCCAGTTCTCGATCGCCACGTGGAACGCGTGCCTGCGGGTGTCGAGGTCGGCGACGATCGCCTCCATCCGCCAGTACCGGTAGCGGTCGATCACGTTGCGGGTGTCGCCGCGCTCGAGCAGCTCCTCGTCCCAGTGGTCCCCGTCGGGACGTTCGCCGACCCACGGGCCCACGCCGTGCGTGGAGAGCTCGGGCGTGGGAGAGGGCCCGGTCGACGGGTCATCCGAGGGCTGATGCACCCGTCCATCCTGCCGCTCGCGGCGGCCGCCCACTGCGCGCCTCGGCCGTCGCGGCGGGCATGCCGTTAATCTCCCCCTGTGACCCTGTGGCTGCCCGACGGACCCGATCTGGTCGTGCACGGCGACAACCTCGCGGTCACGGCACAGCTGCCGGATGCCGCGTTCCGCCTGATCTACCTCGACCCGCCGTTCAACACCGGGCGGCGTCAAACGCTGCAACGCACCACGACGGTGCGCTCGGCGACCGGCTCGCGGGTCGGGTTCCAAGGCGCCCGGTACGAGACGGTCAAGAGCACCCTGTACGGCTACGACGACCGGTTCGAGGACTACTGGGAGTTCCTCGAACCGC carries:
- a CDS encoding TrmH family RNA methyltransferase, producing MHQPSDDPSTGPSPTPELSTHGVGPWVGERPDGDHWDEELLERGDTRNVIDRYRYWRMEAIVADLDTRRHAFHVAIENWQHDLNIGSIVRSANAFAADTVHIVGRKRWNRRGAMVTDRYQHVMHHPDVAALAGWARENELPIVAVDNVEGAVAVERAELPERCILLFGQEGPGLSPEALAAASSVVEITQYGSTRSINASAAAAIIMHQWVLRHAAR